From Melospiza melodia melodia isolate bMelMel2 chromosome 19, bMelMel2.pri, whole genome shotgun sequence, one genomic window encodes:
- the OSBPL2 gene encoding oxysterol-binding protein-related protein 2 has product MNSEEEFYDAVTGFDSDNSSGEFSEANHKCPEMLDLEPHQSNKTEKHNGETEIQENGIKRHRTSLPAPMFSRSDFSVWSILKKCIGLELSKITMPIVFNEPLSFLQRITEYMEHIYLINKACSHTDPLERMQAVAAFAVSAVASQWERTGKPFNPLLGETYELTREDLGFRFISEQVSHHPPISAFYSEGLNKDFIFHGSIYPKLKFWGKSIEAEPRGTITLELLKHNEAYTWTNPTCCVHNVIIGKLWLEQYGVVEIINHSTGDKCVLNFKPCGLFGKELHRVEGYIQDKNRKKLCVIYGKWTECLWCTHPTTYETYKKNEKRGSEPKKKSSEEDLKSENDEADDMPEVQDSVQFIPGSKLLWRINCRPPNSSQMYNFTSFAVSLNELEKGMEAILAPTDCRLRPDIRNMENGNMDVASREKERLEEKQRAARKERAKDEVEWHTRWFHQGTNPYTGTPDWLYSGGYFDRNFSDCPDIY; this is encoded by the exons GCTTTGATTCTGACAATTCTTCAGGAGAGTTTTCAGAAGCAAATCATAAATGTCCAGAAATGCTTGATCTAGAGCCACACCAAAGCAATAAGACTGAAAAGCATAATGGAGAAACAGAGATACAAGAAAATGGGATTAAGAGACACAG gACATCATTACCTGCCCCAATGTTTTCTAGAAGTGATTTTAGTGTGTGGAGCATATTAAAAAAATGCATTGGACTG GAGCTGTCCAAGATCACAATGCCCATTGTCTTCAACGAGCCCTTGAGTTTCCTTCAAAGGATAACAGAATATATGGAGCATATATACCTCATCAATAAGGCTTGTAGTCACACAGATCCCCTGGAAAGAATGCAG GCTGTAGCTGCTTTTGCAGTTTCTGCTGTAGCTTCTCAGTGGGAGAGAACTGGCAAACCCTTTAACCCACTGTTAGGAGAAACCTATGAATTAACCAG GGAGGACTTAGGATTTAGGTTTATATCTGAGCAAGTCAGCCACCACCCACCTATTAGTGCATTTTATTCTGAAGGCCTCAATAAGGATTTCATATTTCATGGATCAATCTATCCCAAACTAAAATTCTGGGGGAAGAGTATAGAAGCAGAGCCTCGGGGAACAATTACCTTGGAGCTTCTGAA GCACAATGAAGCTTACACATGGACAAATCCAACCTGTTGTGTACATAATGTAATTATTGGTAAACTGTGGTTAGAACAGTATGGAGTGGTAGAAATCATAAATCACAG TACTGGAGATAAATGTGTCCTTAATTTTAAACCATGTGGACTGTTTGGGAAGGAGCTTCACAGGGTAGAGGGATACATCCAGGACAAGAA CAGGAAGAAGCTGTGTGTGATCTATGGCAAGTGGACAGAATGTCTGTGGTGCACTCACCCCACCACATATGAGACCTACAAGAAGAATGAGAAGAGAGGCAGTGAGCCGAAGAAGAAGTCG AGTGAAGAAGATCTTAAATCTGAAAATGATGAGGCTGATGATATGCCAGAGGTTCAAGACTCAGTGCAGTTCATACCAGGCAGTAAATTGCTTTGGAGAATAAACTGTAGGCCACCAAACTCATCACAG ATGTACAATTTCACCAGTTTTGCTGTGAGCCTCAATGAGCTGGAGAAGGGCATGGAGGCAATCCTGGCTCCCACGGACTGCCGGCTGCGGCCGGACATCAGGAACATGGAGAACGGGAACATGG ATGTGGCAAGCAGAGAGAAGGAGAGACTGGAAGAGAAACAGAGAGCTGCTCGCAAGGAGCGTGCGAAGGACGAGGTGGAGTGGCACACACG ATGGTTTCATCAAGGCACTAACCCATACACTGGGACTCCAGATTGGCTGTACTCAGGTGGCTATTTTGATAGAAATTTCTCAGACTGTCCAGACATATACTGA